TTTTTGTTCCCGTTATGTACCCTCTCGTGGATAAAGTGGGTCTTGACCCTTATCATTATTCGGCGGTATTTGTTCTTTCTCTGGGGATCGCCTTACTGACTCCGCCGGTGGGGGTTTTGCTTTATTTGGTTTCGGACATGGCCGAAGCTCCACTGGTCCGTGTGATCAAAGAGCTGGTTCCCTTCATTCTGGTGGAGGTCGCGGTGCTCCTGATGGTTACCTACATTCCTGCCCTTTCGACTTGGCTTCCCAACCTGCTATCGAAATAGAAAAACAAAGGCCAGTAGTGGTCATCAAATCTTGGAAACGAGGAGTTAAAGAATGAAGCGAATGGTGCGAAGGTCCACATTAATCCTTCCGGTGAATATCCCGAAATTTGTAGAAAAAGCCTATCTGCGGGGGGCAGACGCGATCCTGTTGGACCTGGAGGATGCTGTGCCTCCAGCGGAAAAAGAAAACGCCCGCAAGCTGATCAAGGATTCCATTTCCCTGGCGGCCCGGGGCGGGGCCGAGGTGGGCGTGCGGATTAACAAGGACCCCTCCTGGCTGCCCCTGGACGTGGAAGCCTCTGTTTATCCGGGCCTGGATGGAATTACCCTGCCCAAAACCGAGTCCGCCGAGGAAGTGCGCAACCTGGAGGCTCTGGTGGAAAAGCTGGAGCGGCAACGGGGGATCAAACCCGGCCACATCGAGTTCTCCATCCTCATCGAGAGCCCGCGGGGCTTGTTGAAAGCCCAGGAGATTGCCATAGCCAGCCCCCGGATTGAGTCCATGACCGTCGGTATGGAAGACTATTGTCTGGAGCTGGGGGTGGAACCTTCTCCGGACGGCCTGGAGATTTTTTATCCCGTCTCCTGGGTGGTAACGGTCTGCAAGGCTGCCGGGATCAGACCCATGGGTCTTTTGGGAAGCATTGCTGTTTTCCGCGATCTGCAGGGGTTTGAGCAAGCAGCCGCCAGAGCCCGCCAGGTAGGATGTGAGGGGGCTTCCTGCATCCATCCGGATCAGGTTCCGGTACTCAACCAGGTCTTCTCCCCACCCCCGGAAAAGGTGGAATATGCCCGCCGGGCTGTGGAAGCTTTCGAAGAAGGGGTACGCAGGGGAACGGCCTCGGTAAATATGGATGGAAAGATGGTGGATATTCCGGTCTATAACCGGTCCAAGCTAATCCTTCAGCGCGCCGAAGCCATTGCCGCCGTGGAGCAGAGGAAAGCAGAGGCGCTGGCAAAATTAAAATAAAGGTTGCGAGTTACGAGTTTCGGGTTGCGGGTTCAAAGTCTTGAGGTATTGGCTCTAAACTTGATTGTATAGGAATTTCCTTTTTGGACACGGATGTACACAGAAAGTCGCTTAGCGCTTAGCGCTATGCGCATAGCGTCTTTTTTGTTTCTGCGGTTATCTGCGTAAATCTGCGTCCTATTAAATTTAAACCTGAAACGCGAAACCCGAAACTATAATGGGAAGGAGAAAACATGGGATTGTATAAAGTGGTCGTATTGCCAGGGGATGGGGTAGGCCCCGAGATTATCAAAGAAGGAATGAAAGTCATCCGGGCGGCCCTGGACATGACTTCCCTGGATGTCCAGTTTACCGAATTAGAGATTGGCGCTGGCCGCTATCGGAGAACCGGCACAGCCTTTTCCCAGGAGGACATTGAAACCGTAAGGAAAGCGGATGCGGTCTATTTAGGGGCCGTGGGCCTTCCCGATGTCCGCCTGCCGGATGGAAGGGAAGTGCAGTCGGGATACATCTATCGACAAGACCTGGACCTTTACGCCAATATCCGGCCCGTGAAGCTATACCCGGGAGTGGAATCCCCTCTGAAGAAAGCCCAGGAGAAGGGAATTGATTATGTGATCTTCCGGGAGAACATCGAAGGACTTTATACTTTCGGAAAGGGAGGATTCCGCATCGGAAACGAGGCCGCTGTGAACCCTTTGATCATCTCCCGTAAGGGGACGGAGCGGATCGTCCGCGCCGCTTTTCAGATGGCCCGCCGGCGGAAAGGCGCCCCAGAGGATGGGGTGAAGAGGGTGACCTGCGTGGATAAGGCCAACGTGGTGGAAGCTTATGCCTTTTTCCGGGAAGTTTTCGATGAAGTAGCCAGGGAGTTCCCCGATATTCAGAGCGAGCGTTATTATGCCGATGCCATGACCGTCTTCATGGTCCAGAAACCCTGGCATTTCGACGTGGTAGTGACGGAGAACATGTTCGGAGATATTCTTTCGGATCTGGGCGCAGGAACCATCGGCAGCCTCGGCCTGGCTCCCTCGAGTGAAGTAGGAGACCATCATGGCTTGTTCCAGTCCATTCACGGGAGCGCCCCGGACATTGCCGGAAAAGGGATTGTAAACCCCATTGCCGCCATCCTCTCCGGGGGAATGATGTTCGACTGGCTGGGCAATAAAAATAATGATGCCCAGGCTCTGGAAGTGGACCGGCGGATCGAAAAGGCAGTTGAGGCCGTACTGGCCAAGGGTCAGGTCAGGACACCAGATCTTGGCGGAAAGAATTCTACCCCCGAAGTGGGCGACGCCATCGTACAGGAAATTAAAAATAGTTGACTACCATTCTAACCTAACCGTTTCTGGTTCTGGAGCCGGAGATGGGAAGGAATTCGCGGAAGGCGCATTTAAGAAGTCTCAGGGGGCTTTTTCCTCTAACCCGCATCCCTCTGGCTGGCTCCTTGGTGGTCTTGCCATGGGGGGCAAGACATCCTCAAACCTTGTGGAACATATCCAGGCGGCGGTTTTGTTGATTCATGGGGAAAAGGACCGCACCGCGCCCCTGGAGCAAGTGCAGCGTCTTTGCGCAAAGTTACGATCCGCCGGAAAGAACTGTGAGCTCTTGATCATCCCCGGAGCCGGACACGTTTTTAATTTCCGCGATGAGGAAAAGGGGCAAATCGCCCTCTTTTACTCTATTGATTATCTTTCGGCAATTGAATATACTTGAATTGACTTTTTGACTTCAACTCTTTCATTTTAACTTTGTATCCTCCCAGATGGTGTTGGCTTTAAAAGGGAGTTCAGCGACATTTCTTCCAAGGGAAAATATTGGGAAAGGAGGAAAAATAAAGACAAGGCTCAGGTCGACATGGAATACAACGAATCAACTTCAGGGATTGGCCCTGGCAACTTTCAAGGAGAGGAGGTAAGAACATGTGGATTCTGCGACTGAACATGAATGACCGTACTTATCGCCTTAGCGAAGTTCCGGAAGCCTACAAGAATCTAGGTGGACGAGGTACGACCTCTACCATCGTCCACGATGAAGTTCCCCCGCTCTGTCATCCCCTCGGCCCGAATAACAAACTCGTCTTTGCCCCTGGCATCGTGACCGGCACGGCTGCACCAACATCGGCCCGGGTTTCTGCTGGCGCCAAGTCCTGGCTAACAGGCGGCATAAAAGAATCCAACGCCGGCTCATCTTGGGCATCATACTTTGCGAATATGCAGATCAAAGCCCTGATCGTGGAAGGGCAGCCTATGGAGAAAGGCAAATATTGGATAACCCATCTAACCTGGGACGATAAAGCTGGTAAACCCAAAGCTGAATTCCTCCCCGCCGACCCCTATACGGGGAAGGATCTGTATGAAGTCTTCCCCAAAGTATACGAACAGTTTGGGACGAGGGCGGCCATTGCCGGTTGCGGCGTGGCCGGTGAATACGGATATGGCAACTCGGGGATTGCGTTCAATGACCTCGGCAAACGCCCCAGCCGGTATTCCGGGCGCGGCGGTTTGGGCGCGGTAATGGCCAGCAGAAGGCTCAAGTTCATCGTGTTAGACAGTAAAGGGGCTCCGGGTGTACCCATCGCTAACCAGGGATTGTTTGACCAGGGCGCTAAGAAATTAGCGGAAGCCTTGCGGGAACACGCCATTACCAAGCCCAAAGGCGGTTTGAATACCTACGGCACGGCCGTCCTCGTCAACATCATGAATGAAGCCGGCGGTCTGCCTACCCGCAATTTTTCCAGCGGCCGTTTTGAGGGTGCAGCCAAAATCGCCGGCGAGGCCATCTTCGAGGGGGTCAAGAACCGTTTGGGCAAAGAAGTTTATAACCATGCCTGCAGCCCTGGATGCATCATTCAGTGTTCAAATACCTGGTACAAAACCGACGGCACGGAGCATACCTCCTGTGTGGAATATGAATCAGACTGGGCCCTGGGGGCCAACTGCGGCATTGACAGCCTGGACGATGTGGCGGAAATGGTTCGCCTGTGCAATGCGTATGGCCTGGATACCATTGAGACCGGTACCGCCCTGGCTGTGGCTATGGAAGCCGGGGTGATCCCTTTTGGCGATGGCAAGAAAGCCATCCAACTGGTCCACGAAATGGGCAAGGGCACCCCCATGGGCCGCATCTTGGGTGGTGGCACCGATTTCGCCGGCAGGGCCTTCGGTGTGACCCGCGTACCGACAGTTAAAAGACAGAGTATGCCTGCCTATGAGCCGCGCGCCGTCAAAGGGATGGGCGTTACCTATGCAACCACCACCATGGGCGCCGACCACACCGCAGGTTACACCATCGCTCCCGAAATTCTCAGCGTGGGTGGGAAGGTGGACCCCCTCAGCCCTGAAGGAAAGGCTGCTCTCAGCCGGGGCTTCCAGGCCACCACTGCCTTCATTGACTCCACCGGCCACTGCCTGTTTATCGCCTTTGCCATTCTGGACATCGCCAGCGGCTTCGAAGGAATGATGGAGGAATGCAACGGCGTCCTGGGGACTAACTGGAAATCAGAGGACGCGGCCAAAATTGGGGGAGAGATCCTGCGCAAGGAGCGGGCCTTCAATGAGGCGGCCGGTATCGGCAAAGAGGAAGACCGTATACCCGAATTCATGAAGTACGAGCCGCTTCCGCCTCACAACCAGGTCTTTGACGTGTCCGACAAAGTGCTGGACTCCGTTTACGGTGAGCTGTAAAGCATCGGAAGTGATCCCCGTGTTCCGTTAAATTAAACCGGCAAAAAATACGGCCAATGCGGACAGGGCAACAATAATCCTGTTCGCATTTTGGCCGTACATTCTCCCTGAGGAGATGATGCGCATCCGCGTGAAAGTTTTTGCTACTCTGGGACGCCATATCGCCGGTGGGGTGACAGGAGCCCCTTTCCCTTTGGAGGTACCCGATGCGACCACGATCGCTGACCTGGTCCGGCAGTTGAATTTGCCGCGGGAAGAGGTGAAGGTAGCTTTTGTCAACGGGCGCACCCGTCCCCTGGATTGGCCTTTACAACCTGAGGACGAGGTGGGCATTTTTCCCCCGATTGGAGGAGGGTAAAATGTCTGACATCTCTGTGGATGTGTGGTTGTACGGTCCTCTGGCCCGATACGGAAAGGAAGCCGATCAGGGGAGCTTCGCCAACTTATCAGTGGATCTTCCTCAAGGAAGCACCATGGGGGATCTACTGAAACGCCTGGGGATTCAGGATGATAAGCGCGGGATTACCTTCATCAACGGGCAATTGAGTGCCATGCCGGGCCTCAAGCCAGACCTGGGCCATATCCTGGACGATGGAGATCGGGTGGGCATCTTCCATCCCCAAAGCATGTGGCCATTCCAGTACCGCCATGGCGTAAAGATGACGGACGAAATGACGCGCGTTGTGACCGCAGAAAAAGACTCCAGCCTGCACCATACGTATGAATGAAAGTGGGGTGGATTTTTCCAACTTAGAGAAGATCAAAGCCCGGATAAAAATTGAAAAATTGGAATGCGGGTGCGAGCTGTAATTTACTCTTAGACTTCTACTTCGACGAAAAAGATTTTATTGACCTCTCCATTATCGCCGATAACCATCTTTCCCCAGTTCATGATAGATTCCAAAGTTATTCTTTCTGGATTTTTCC
The nucleotide sequence above comes from Deltaproteobacteria bacterium. Encoded proteins:
- a CDS encoding CoA ester lyase, whose product is MKRMVRRSTLILPVNIPKFVEKAYLRGADAILLDLEDAVPPAEKENARKLIKDSISLAARGGAEVGVRINKDPSWLPLDVEASVYPGLDGITLPKTESAEEVRNLEALVEKLERQRGIKPGHIEFSILIESPRGLLKAQEIAIASPRIESMTVGMEDYCLELGVEPSPDGLEIFYPVSWVVTVCKAAGIRPMGLLGSIAVFRDLQGFEQAAARARQVGCEGASCIHPDQVPVLNQVFSPPPEKVEYARRAVEAFEEGVRRGTASVNMDGKMVDIPVYNRSKLILQRAEAIAAVEQRKAEALAKLK
- a CDS encoding isocitrate/isopropylmalate dehydrogenase family protein, whose translation is MGLYKVVVLPGDGVGPEIIKEGMKVIRAALDMTSLDVQFTELEIGAGRYRRTGTAFSQEDIETVRKADAVYLGAVGLPDVRLPDGREVQSGYIYRQDLDLYANIRPVKLYPGVESPLKKAQEKGIDYVIFRENIEGLYTFGKGGFRIGNEAAVNPLIISRKGTERIVRAAFQMARRRKGAPEDGVKRVTCVDKANVVEAYAFFREVFDEVAREFPDIQSERYYADAMTVFMVQKPWHFDVVVTENMFGDILSDLGAGTIGSLGLAPSSEVGDHHGLFQSIHGSAPDIAGKGIVNPIAAILSGGMMFDWLGNKNNDAQALEVDRRIEKAVEAVLAKGQVRTPDLGGKNSTPEVGDAIVQEIKNS
- a CDS encoding prolyl oligopeptidase family serine peptidase; this encodes MGGKTSSNLVEHIQAAVLLIHGEKDRTAPLEQVQRLCAKLRSAGKNCELLIIPGAGHVFNFRDEEKGQIALFYSIDYLSAIEYT
- a CDS encoding aldehyde ferredoxin oxidoreductase C-terminal domain-containing protein, which encodes MWILRLNMNDRTYRLSEVPEAYKNLGGRGTTSTIVHDEVPPLCHPLGPNNKLVFAPGIVTGTAAPTSARVSAGAKSWLTGGIKESNAGSSWASYFANMQIKALIVEGQPMEKGKYWITHLTWDDKAGKPKAEFLPADPYTGKDLYEVFPKVYEQFGTRAAIAGCGVAGEYGYGNSGIAFNDLGKRPSRYSGRGGLGAVMASRRLKFIVLDSKGAPGVPIANQGLFDQGAKKLAEALREHAITKPKGGLNTYGTAVLVNIMNEAGGLPTRNFSSGRFEGAAKIAGEAIFEGVKNRLGKEVYNHACSPGCIIQCSNTWYKTDGTEHTSCVEYESDWALGANCGIDSLDDVAEMVRLCNAYGLDTIETGTALAVAMEAGVIPFGDGKKAIQLVHEMGKGTPMGRILGGGTDFAGRAFGVTRVPTVKRQSMPAYEPRAVKGMGVTYATTTMGADHTAGYTIAPEILSVGGKVDPLSPEGKAALSRGFQATTAFIDSTGHCLFIAFAILDIASGFEGMMEECNGVLGTNWKSEDAAKIGGEILRKERAFNEAAGIGKEEDRIPEFMKYEPLPPHNQVFDVSDKVLDSVYGEL
- a CDS encoding MoaD/ThiS family protein, producing the protein MMRIRVKVFATLGRHIAGGVTGAPFPLEVPDATTIADLVRQLNLPREEVKVAFVNGRTRPLDWPLQPEDEVGIFPPIGGG
- a CDS encoding MoaD/ThiS family protein translates to MSDISVDVWLYGPLARYGKEADQGSFANLSVDLPQGSTMGDLLKRLGIQDDKRGITFINGQLSAMPGLKPDLGHILDDGDRVGIFHPQSMWPFQYRHGVKMTDEMTRVVTAEKDSSLHHTYE